A single region of the Tepidisphaeraceae bacterium genome encodes:
- a CDS encoding RbsD/FucU family protein yields the protein MIQGKLIHPQILAALARAGHGSKVLISDGNYPHWTARGPNADVVYLNLTPGVPGVGDVLKVLTTAIPVEHAAVMATLKSGPYAQDKDPEIWADFRQILTPTGCKGDLTQIERFAFYEAAGGPDVCLTIATGEQRIYANLLLTIGVVQ from the coding sequence ATGATCCAAGGCAAGCTTATTCATCCCCAGATCCTCGCGGCGCTCGCTCGGGCGGGGCATGGCAGCAAGGTGCTCATCAGCGATGGCAACTACCCGCACTGGACCGCGCGCGGGCCTAACGCCGACGTCGTCTACCTGAACCTCACGCCCGGCGTGCCGGGCGTGGGCGACGTGCTGAAGGTGCTGACGACCGCCATCCCCGTCGAACACGCCGCCGTCATGGCGACGTTGAAGAGCGGACCGTACGCGCAGGACAAGGACCCGGAAATCTGGGCCGATTTCCGGCAGATCCTGACGCCGACCGGTTGCAAGGGCGACCTGACCCAGATCGAGCGCTTCGCGTTCTACGAGGCCGCCGGCGGGCCGGACGTCTGCCTGACTATCGCCACGGGCGAGCAGCGCATCTACGCGAACCTCCTGCTGACGATCGGCGTGGTGCAGTAG
- a CDS encoding zinc-binding dehydrogenase, producing the protein MPTMQGVILPGNSTVRFKDFDIPEPGHGQVLIKTKASSICGSDIRAIYRAHLGKGPEGYQPGTIAGHEPCGQIEKVGPGCKRFKPGDRVVVYHINGCGVCEDCRHGYMISCHSEQRAAYGWQRNGGHAPYLLAEEVVCVKLPDSQSYVDGALCACGTATAYEALTRMKLGGNDRLLITGLGPVGLAAAQLGKAMGARPIIGIDISPARRKLAEDLGLCDYTFNADDAALRQILDATAGRGCEVSIDCSGAPSARLLALQGTRQWGRCGFVGEGNTVTFDVSQLLIHQQITLYGSWVTSLKHMEDLVEHLDRWGVHPEATCTDRLPLTEAAKAYDLADKGQTGKVCIVFD; encoded by the coding sequence ATGCCAACCATGCAAGGCGTCATCCTCCCGGGCAACAGCACGGTGCGGTTCAAAGACTTCGACATCCCCGAGCCCGGTCACGGCCAAGTCCTGATTAAGACCAAGGCGAGCAGCATCTGTGGCAGCGACATCCGCGCCATCTACCGTGCCCACCTTGGCAAGGGCCCCGAAGGCTATCAGCCCGGCACCATCGCCGGCCATGAACCGTGCGGGCAGATCGAGAAGGTCGGACCCGGTTGCAAGCGATTCAAGCCCGGCGACCGCGTCGTGGTCTATCACATCAACGGTTGCGGCGTCTGCGAGGACTGCCGGCACGGGTACATGATCAGCTGTCACAGCGAACAACGCGCCGCCTACGGCTGGCAGCGCAACGGTGGACACGCGCCCTACCTGCTGGCCGAGGAAGTGGTCTGCGTGAAACTGCCCGACAGCCAGTCCTACGTTGACGGCGCCCTGTGCGCCTGCGGCACCGCCACGGCGTACGAAGCGTTAACCCGCATGAAGCTCGGTGGGAATGACCGCCTGCTCATCACCGGCCTTGGGCCCGTGGGACTGGCCGCGGCGCAGCTGGGAAAGGCGATGGGGGCCAGGCCGATCATCGGCATCGACATCTCACCCGCCAGGCGGAAGCTGGCCGAAGATTTGGGCCTGTGCGACTACACGTTCAACGCCGACGACGCGGCTTTGCGGCAGATCCTCGACGCCACCGCCGGCCGCGGGTGCGAGGTCAGCATCGATTGCAGCGGCGCGCCGTCGGCCCGCCTGCTGGCCTTGCAGGGCACGCGCCAGTGGGGCCGCTGCGGGTTTGTGGGCGAGGGAAACACGGTCACCTTCGACGTGTCGCAGCTGCTGATTCACCAGCAGATCACGCTGTACGGCTCGTGGGTGACGTCGCTGAAGCACATGGAGGACCTCGTCGAACACCTCGACCGCTGGGGCGTGCACCCCGAAGCCACCTGCACCGATCGCCTGCCGCTGACCGAGGCCGCCAAGGCGTACGATTTGGCGGACAAGGGACAGACGGGGAAGGTCTGCATTGTGTTCGATTGA
- a CDS encoding aldo/keto reductase, with amino-acid sequence MNTSQLPSTPPDAIDPALVPSRTLYTGAKIPAIGLGTFGSDHITADTVAAAVLDAAMLGYRHFDCASVYGNEPQIGQSIRTMLDRGIRRDELWVTSKVWNDRHHDVIGSCQQSLRDLQLDYLDLYLIHWPFPNFHPPHCDVTARSPDAKPYIHDAYMKTWRQMEQLIDRGLVRHIGTSNMTIPKLTLLLRDCRIKPAANEMELHPHFQQPELFDYVQSNGIVPIGYSPIGSPARPERDRTPADSVDVEDPTIVRIAQRLGVHPAVVCIKWAVQRGQVPIPFSVTRRNYHANLQATVSAPLTEQDMQDLAKIDRNCRLIKGQVFLWKEDQTWEDLWDLNGVITPA; translated from the coding sequence ATGAACACGTCCCAACTGCCGTCAACGCCACCCGACGCGATCGACCCCGCGCTCGTGCCGAGCCGAACGCTCTACACGGGCGCGAAGATTCCGGCAATTGGTTTAGGCACCTTTGGGTCTGACCACATCACCGCCGACACCGTCGCGGCCGCGGTGCTGGACGCGGCGATGCTGGGATACCGCCACTTCGACTGCGCGTCCGTCTACGGCAACGAACCGCAGATCGGTCAATCGATCCGCACGATGCTCGACCGCGGCATTCGGCGCGATGAACTATGGGTAACATCGAAGGTCTGGAACGACCGCCATCACGACGTGATCGGCTCGTGCCAGCAGTCGCTGCGCGACCTGCAGTTGGACTACCTCGATCTGTACCTCATCCACTGGCCGTTCCCCAACTTCCACCCGCCGCACTGCGACGTCACGGCCCGCAGCCCCGATGCCAAGCCGTACATCCACGATGCCTACATGAAGACCTGGCGGCAGATGGAACAACTCATCGACCGCGGCCTCGTGCGGCACATCGGCACGTCGAACATGACGATCCCGAAGCTAACCTTGCTGTTGCGCGATTGCCGCATCAAACCCGCCGCGAACGAGATGGAGCTGCACCCGCACTTCCAGCAGCCGGAACTGTTTGACTACGTGCAATCGAACGGCATCGTGCCGATCGGCTATTCCCCGATCGGTTCCCCCGCCCGGCCCGAGCGCGATCGCACGCCCGCCGATTCGGTGGACGTGGAAGACCCGACGATCGTCCGCATCGCGCAGCGTCTCGGTGTCCACCCCGCCGTGGTCTGCATCAAGTGGGCCGTGCAACGCGGGCAGGTGCCGATCCCGTTCTCCGTTACCCGCAGGAATTATCATGCGAACCTGCAGGCCACCGTGTCCGCGCCATTGACGGAACAGGACATGCAGGACCTCGCGAAGATTGACCGCAACTGCAGGTTGATCAAAGGCCAGGTCTTCCTGTGGAAGGAAGACCAGACGTGGGAAGACCTGTGGGACTTGAACGGCGTCATCACGCCGGCGTAG
- a CDS encoding AraC family transcriptional regulator produces MPKTDFPPAIVTHAEPAFFSSQIDDARRFSLNLKPSRTEALAVVCGGYERCAADYRVERATFRYHSIEFVAGGRGALVLDGTEHPLNAGDIFTYGPNVPHTITSDPRDRLVKYFVDFTGRRAAALLHECGLSPGTLVQTAAPEAIMRLLDDLIATAQRRGPRSPAICGLILEQLLLRTFETRIPARSLGSKAFGTFQACRRYINENYLSIIDLGQVAAACDVDGSYLCRLFQRFERQGPYHYLMQLKMTAAAQLLSDRTLLVKQIGERMGFADQFHFSRAFRRVHGLSPRDFQRLHEMR; encoded by the coding sequence ATGCCCAAAACTGACTTTCCGCCAGCTATCGTGACGCATGCGGAGCCAGCGTTCTTCTCGTCGCAGATCGACGACGCCCGGCGGTTCTCGCTCAACCTCAAACCGTCGCGCACCGAGGCGTTGGCGGTGGTGTGCGGCGGTTACGAGCGGTGCGCGGCCGACTACCGTGTGGAGCGCGCCACCTTCCGCTACCACTCCATCGAGTTCGTCGCCGGCGGCCGCGGCGCGCTCGTGCTGGATGGCACGGAGCATCCGTTAAACGCCGGTGACATCTTCACGTACGGGCCGAACGTGCCGCACACGATCACAAGCGATCCGCGGGACCGACTGGTCAAATACTTCGTCGACTTCACCGGCCGGCGGGCCGCGGCGCTGCTGCACGAGTGCGGCCTGTCGCCCGGCACGCTGGTTCAGACCGCGGCGCCGGAGGCGATCATGCGTTTGCTGGACGACCTGATTGCCACCGCCCAGCGGCGCGGGCCGCGCAGCCCCGCGATCTGCGGACTGATCCTGGAGCAACTGCTGCTGCGCACGTTCGAGACGCGCATTCCGGCGCGGTCGCTCGGCAGCAAGGCGTTCGGCACGTTCCAGGCGTGCCGCCGGTACATCAACGAGAACTACCTGAGCATTATTGACCTGGGGCAGGTGGCCGCAGCGTGTGATGTGGACGGCTCGTACCTGTGCCGCCTGTTTCAGCGATTCGAACGCCAAGGGCCCTACCACTACCTGATGCAGCTGAAGATGACGGCCGCCGCCCAATTGCTGAGCGATCGAACACTGCTGGTGAAGCAGATCGGCGAGCGCATGGGGTTCGCGGACCAATTTCACTTTTCCCGCGCTTTCAGGCGGGTGCACGGGCTGTCGCCGCGCGACTTTCAGCGACTACATGAAATGCGATGA
- a CDS encoding Minf_1886 family protein: MPPEEVGPSRTIAEVVEAIGLYPEDAYRFVQLGLGFTVDRIHGKDPDPNTCRHISGRELSEGLRDYALAQWGMLARTVLVRWNITSTLDFGRIVFALVDNGFMQKTDDDTIEDFRNVFDFRSAFDGHYKIECK, translated from the coding sequence ATGCCGCCCGAAGAAGTGGGTCCCTCCAGAACGATCGCTGAAGTGGTGGAGGCCATCGGCCTTTATCCGGAGGACGCCTACCGCTTCGTGCAACTGGGTTTGGGCTTTACCGTCGATCGCATCCACGGGAAGGACCCCGACCCCAACACCTGCCGGCACATTAGCGGGCGCGAGCTGTCGGAAGGGCTGCGCGATTACGCGCTGGCGCAGTGGGGCATGCTGGCCCGCACGGTGCTGGTGCGATGGAACATCACCTCCACGCTCGACTTCGGCCGGATCGTATTCGCGCTGGTGGACAACGGCTTTATGCAGAAGACCGACGACGACACGATCGAGGACTTCCGCAACGTCTTCGACTTCCGCAGCGCCTTCGATGGTCACTACAAGATCGAGTGCAAGTAA
- a CDS encoding ectonucleotide pyrophosphatase/phosphodiesterase: MPTNLLALLLLTIALFVPTVYAAEKPVPAVEHVVIVSIDGLRPDVALRANMPALRSLLARGSYSFWARTTEMSNTLPSHVSMLTGVTPDHHGVKWNDARSGPEGLTVPTLFEKAKEAGYSTALVASKVKFGLLAKAGAVDSALIPTDDKNNDQESAEAAAELIRTKQPGVLFVHFGEVDGAGHGNGWGTPKQVEVIERADTRLALVIKAIEDAGLTDSTVLILSADHGGAGRSHGANDARSRHIPWIAVGPGIAKNIDLTHFRDRKIDTEDTFATACWLLGIDPSGANVSGKPVTEILEIDELLTPATAPTTAPSAAK; this comes from the coding sequence ATGCCAACCAACCTCCTTGCGCTGCTGTTGCTGACCATTGCCCTGTTCGTCCCTACCGTTTACGCCGCCGAGAAGCCAGTACCGGCGGTGGAGCATGTGGTCATCGTCAGCATCGATGGCCTGCGGCCCGACGTCGCGCTGCGCGCTAACATGCCGGCGTTGCGGTCGTTGCTGGCGCGCGGCAGCTATAGCTTCTGGGCGCGCACGACCGAGATGTCGAACACGCTGCCGTCGCACGTCAGCATGCTCACCGGCGTCACGCCCGACCATCACGGCGTCAAGTGGAATGACGCCCGGTCCGGTCCGGAAGGATTGACCGTTCCGACGCTCTTCGAGAAGGCCAAGGAAGCCGGGTACAGCACCGCCCTGGTCGCCAGCAAGGTGAAGTTTGGCCTGCTGGCCAAGGCTGGCGCGGTCGACTCGGCGCTGATCCCCACCGATGACAAGAACAACGATCAGGAATCGGCCGAGGCCGCTGCAGAGCTGATTCGCACCAAGCAGCCCGGCGTGCTGTTTGTTCACTTCGGCGAGGTGGATGGCGCCGGTCACGGGAACGGCTGGGGTACGCCCAAGCAGGTCGAGGTGATCGAGCGCGCCGACACGCGGCTCGCGCTCGTCATCAAGGCGATCGAGGACGCGGGCCTGACCGACAGCACCGTGCTCATCCTGTCGGCCGACCACGGTGGCGCCGGTCGCAGTCACGGCGCCAACGACGCGCGCAGTCGGCACATCCCGTGGATCGCCGTCGGGCCGGGCATCGCGAAGAACATCGACCTGACGCACTTCCGCGATCGCAAGATCGACACGGAGGACACCTTCGCGACGGCCTGCTGGCTGCTAGGAATCGACCCCAGTGGCGCGAACGTGTCTGGCAAGCCGGTGACGGAGATTCTGGAGATCGACGAACTGCTCACGCCAGCGACGGCGCCGACGACTGCGCCATCTGCGGCGAAGTAG
- the ispD gene encoding 2-C-methyl-D-erythritol 4-phosphate cytidylyltransferase, whose product MSSLTVILPAAGKSTRFGSDKLRATLRGTPVIIHTVLSFVRHPSVGSVLVAQGVDGPFASLPDGSFEPVHAKVQVVPGGATRAHSVLSALRLVPPDVEWVAIHDAARPLVSADLIDRVFTAAREHGAAAPALPVHLTIKQATGPLPARVERTVPRQQLWAMQTPQICRRAALLAAFERCPIPLEQVTDDVQLIELAGGTVYLVPGEDRNLKITTAMDLKVAEMLMDE is encoded by the coding sequence ATGTCCTCCCTCACCGTCATCCTTCCCGCTGCGGGAAAATCGACGCGGTTCGGCAGCGACAAGCTGCGGGCGACACTGCGCGGCACGCCGGTGATCATCCACACGGTGCTGTCGTTCGTGCGGCACCCGAGCGTGGGCAGTGTGCTCGTGGCGCAAGGGGTGGATGGGCCGTTCGCGTCGCTGCCGGATGGGTCGTTCGAACCCGTGCATGCGAAGGTGCAGGTGGTGCCCGGCGGCGCGACGCGGGCGCACAGCGTGCTGAGCGCGCTGCGCCTGGTGCCGCCGGACGTGGAATGGGTGGCGATTCACGACGCCGCCCGACCGTTGGTAAGCGCTGACTTGATCGACCGCGTCTTCACCGCCGCCCGCGAGCACGGGGCTGCGGCGCCGGCGTTGCCGGTGCATCTGACGATCAAGCAGGCCACCGGCCCGTTGCCGGCGCGGGTCGAACGCACGGTGCCCCGGCAGCAGTTGTGGGCGATGCAAACCCCGCAAATCTGCCGCCGGGCGGCCCTGCTGGCGGCGTTCGAACGCTGTCCGATTCCGCTGGAGCAGGTGACCGATGACGTCCAGTTGATCGAGCTGGCGGGTGGGACGGTCTACCTCGTGCCCGGCGAAGACCGAAACCTGAAGATCACCACCGCGATGGATTTGAAGGTCGCGGAGATGCTGATGGACGAATGA
- a CDS encoding TlpA disulfide reductase family protein — MSRSPYNRRRIALLAFVTLMTAGLSTLTVVAQDDHAEAKEAAPASSSATVSPEAQKVLDAMATSYGQLQAARFSGTVSLDADVSGQVQAHSSDFESSFAAPSLFRHEVKGEVVAGNTGKEAFVYLPKRSVYVAKPTEGGKQSRDALPEAMTNLLSPQNPALLMAVSKEPVTALVEGYTTVDTAPDADLEGRPFTVLSMKNDTEHASVYVDPETHQIRRVVTDLRPMLEKRGADAVKKALYTVDYKQVAGSPDDANPEQFAWTAPDGARDITNAMQEQGGMGAPGAAAQAMVGKPAPDFTLPTLDGGTVKMSELKGNVVVLDFWATWCGPCIISLPQLNAYADESNGKAVKVIALNVGEPKQQVAKVVEDKKWNAFTVALDTNSTVAESFGVNAFPTQMIVDKEGVVRKVLIGAGQENHHALEQAVTEMLR, encoded by the coding sequence ATGTCTCGCTCTCCATACAACCGTCGTCGTATCGCACTGCTCGCGTTCGTCACCCTCATGACCGCAGGCCTTAGCACGTTGACCGTCGTTGCGCAGGACGACCACGCGGAGGCCAAGGAAGCCGCTCCCGCCTCGAGTTCGGCCACCGTCAGCCCTGAGGCTCAGAAGGTGTTGGACGCGATGGCGACCAGTTACGGGCAGCTTCAGGCGGCGCGGTTCAGCGGGACCGTATCCCTCGACGCCGACGTGAGCGGGCAGGTGCAGGCGCACTCGTCCGACTTCGAATCGAGCTTCGCCGCGCCCAGCCTGTTCCGCCATGAGGTGAAGGGGGAGGTTGTCGCGGGCAACACGGGGAAGGAGGCGTTCGTCTATCTGCCCAAGCGCAGCGTGTACGTCGCCAAACCGACCGAAGGCGGAAAGCAGTCGCGCGACGCGTTGCCCGAGGCCATGACCAACCTCCTGTCGCCGCAGAATCCCGCATTGCTGATGGCGGTCTCGAAGGAGCCCGTGACGGCGCTCGTGGAAGGGTACACCACCGTCGACACCGCCCCCGATGCCGACTTGGAGGGTCGGCCGTTCACTGTGCTATCGATGAAGAACGATACCGAGCATGCGTCGGTCTACGTGGATCCCGAGACGCACCAGATCCGTCGTGTGGTGACCGACCTTCGGCCGATGCTGGAGAAGCGCGGCGCCGATGCGGTGAAGAAGGCGCTTTACACCGTCGACTACAAGCAGGTGGCCGGGTCGCCCGATGACGCCAACCCTGAGCAGTTCGCCTGGACCGCCCCCGACGGCGCCCGCGACATCACCAATGCCATGCAGGAGCAGGGCGGCATGGGCGCCCCTGGCGCCGCTGCCCAGGCGATGGTCGGCAAGCCAGCGCCAGACTTCACGCTGCCCACCTTGGATGGTGGCACGGTGAAGATGAGCGAGTTGAAGGGCAACGTCGTCGTGCTCGACTTCTGGGCGACCTGGTGCGGCCCCTGTATCATCTCGCTGCCTCAGTTGAACGCGTACGCGGATGAATCGAACGGCAAGGCCGTGAAGGTGATCGCGCTGAACGTCGGTGAACCCAAGCAGCAGGTCGCGAAGGTCGTGGAGGACAAGAAGTGGAACGCGTTCACCGTCGCGTTGGACACGAACTCGACCGTGGCGGAGTCGTTCGGCGTGAACGCGTTCCCGACGCAGATGATCGTCGACAAAGAGGGGGTCGTGCGGAAGGTCCTGATCGGCGCGGGACAGGAGAACCATCACGCGCTGGAGCAGGCCGTCACGGAAATGCTGCGGTAG